One Homo sapiens chromosome 3, GRCh38.p14 Primary Assembly genomic window carries:
- the BRPF1 gene encoding peregrin isoform 8 (isoform 8 is encoded by transcript variant 10): MGVDFDVKTFCHNLRATKPPYECPVETCRKVYKSYSGIEYHLYHYDHDNPPPPQQTPLRKHKKKGRQSRPANKQSPSPSEVSQSPGREVMSYAQAQRMVEVDLHGRVHRISIFDNLDVVSEDEEAPEEAPENGSNKENTETPAATPKSGKHKNKEKRKDSNHHHHHNVSASTTPKLPEVVYRELEQDTPDAPPRPTSYYRYIEKSAEELDEEVEYDMDEEDYIWLDIMNERRKTEGVSPIPQEIFEYLMDRLEKESYFESHNKGDPNALVDEDAVCCICNDGECQNSNVILFCDMCNLAVHQECYGVPYIPEGQWLCRRCLQSPSRAVDCALCPNKGGAFKQTDDGRWAHVVCALWIPEVCFANTVFLEPIDSIEHIPPARWKLTCYICKQRGSGACIQCHKANCYTAFHVTCAQQAGLYMKMEPVRETGANGTSFSVRKTAYCDIHTPPGSARRLPALSHSEGEEDEDEEEDEGKGWSSEKVKKAKAKSRIKMKKARKILAEKRAAAPVVSVPCIPPHRLSKITNRLTIQRKSQFMQRLHSYWTLKRQSRNGVPLLRRLQTHLQSQRNCDQVGRDSEDKNWALKEQLKSWQRLRHDLERARLLVELIRKREKLKRETIKVQQIAMEMQLTPFLILLRKTLEQLQEKDTGNIFSEPVPLSEVTELDEVPDYLDHIKKPMDFFTMKQNLEAYRYLNFDDFEEDFNLIVSNCLKYNAKDTIFYRAAVRLREQGGAVLRQARRQAEKMGIDFETGMHIPHSLAGDEATHHTEDAAEEERLVLLENQKHLPVEEQLKLLLERLDEVNASKQSVGRSRRAKMIKKEMTALRRKLAHQRETGRDGPERHGPSSRGSLTPHPAACDKDGQTDSAAEESSSQETSKDLPANGFSGGNQPVKKSFLVYRNDCSLPRSSSDSESSSSSSSSAASDRTSTTPSKQGRGKPSFSRGTFPEDSSEDTSGTENEAYSVGTGRGVGHSMVRKSLGRGAGWLSEDEDSPLDALDLVWAKCRGYPSYPALIIDPKMPREGMFHHGVPIPVPPLEVLKLGEQMTQEAREHLYLVLFFDNKRTWQWLPRTKLVPLGVNQDLDKEKMLEGRKSNIRKSVQIAYHRALQHRSKVQGEQSSETSDSD, translated from the exons ATGGGGGTGGACTTTGATGTGAAGACTTTCTGCCACAACTTGCGGGCGACTAAGCCACCATACGAGTGCCCGGTGGAGACCTGCCGAAAGGTCTACAAGAGTTACAGTGGTATTGAGTACCACCTGTACCACTATGACCACGACAACCCACCACCCCCACAACAAACTCCACTCCGCAAGCACAAGAAAAAGGGGCGCCAGTCACGCCCAGCCAACAAGCAGTCACCCAGCCCCTCAGAGGTCTCACAGTCACCAGGCCGTGAGGTGATGAGCTATGCACAGGCCCAGCGCATGGTGGAGGTGGACTTGCATGGCCGCGTCCACCGCATCAGCATCTTTGACAACCTGGATGTGGTGTCAGAGGATGAGGAAGCCCCCGAGGAGGCCCCTGAGAATGGCAGCAACAAGGAGAACACTGAGACACCAGCTGCTACTCCCAAGTCAGGCAAACATAAGAACAAGGAGAAGCGCAAGGACtccaaccatcaccaccaccacaatgTTTCTGCGAGCACCACTCCCAAGCTGCCAGAGGTGGTCTATCGGGAGCTGGAACAGGACACCCCTGATGCCCCACCCCGGCCAACTTCCTATTACCG GTACATCGAGAAGTCTGCAGAGGAGCTGGACGAGGAAGTAGAGTATGACATGGACGAGGAGGACTACATCTGGCTGGATATCATGAATGAGCGTCGGAAGACAGAGGGTGTAAGTCCCATCCCGCAGGAGATCTTTGAGTACCTAATGGACCGACTGGAGAAGGAGTCGTACTTTGAGAGTCATAATAAAGGCGACCCTAATGCGCTAGTGGACGAGGATGCTGTTTGCTGTATCTGCAATGATGGTGAGTGCCAGAACAGCAATGTCATCCTCTTCTGTGACATGTGCAACCTGGCCGTGCACCAGGAGTGCTACGGTGTCCCCTATATCCCTGAGGGCCAGTGGCTGTGCCGCCGTTGCCTGCAGTCACCCTCTCGTGCTGTGGATTGTGCCCTGTGCCCCAACAAGGGCGGTGCCTTCAAGCAGACAGATGACGGGCGCTGGGCCCATGTGGTGTGTGCCTTGTGGATCCCTGAGGTCTGCTTCGCCAACACGGTCTTCCTAGAGCCTATTGACAGCATTGAGCACATCCCACCAGCTCGCTGGAAGCTCACCTGCTACATTTGCAAACAACGGGGCTCAGGGGCCTGCATCCAGTGCCACAAGGCCAACTGTTACACAGCTTTCCATGTGACATGCGCCCAGCAGGCTGGCCTTTACATGAAGATGGAGCCTGTGCGGGAGACAGGCGCCAACGGCACCTCTTTCAGTGTCCGCAAGACAGCCTACTGCGACATCCACACGCCTCCAGGTTCAGCACGCCGACTGCCTGCCCTGTCCCACAGCGAGGGTGAGGAGgatgaagatgaggaggaggatgagggtaAGGGCTGGAGCTCAGAGAAAGTCAAGAAGGCCAAGGCCAAGTCCCGGATCAAAATGAAGAAGGCACGGAAGATCCTGGCAGAGAAGCGGGCAGCAGCACCTGTGGTGTCAGTGCCCTGCATCCCACCACACAG gcttagtAAAATCACCAACCGCCTGACCATCCAAAGGAAGAGCCAGTTCATGCAGAGGCTGCACAGCTACTGGACACTGAAGCGGCAGTCACGGAATGGGGTCCCATTGCTACGTCGCCTGCAgacacacctgcaatctcagagGAACTGTGACCAAGTTGGG AGAGATTCTGAGGATAAGAACTGGGCCCTTAAAGAACAGCTCAAGTCCTGGCAGCGGCTCCGGCATGACTTGGAGCGAGCTCGGCTGCTCGTGGAATTGATCCGCAAGCGGGAAAAACTCAAAAGGGAGACG ATCAAGGTTCAGCAGATTGCCATGGAGATGCAGCTGACTCCTTTCCTCATCCTCCTTCGCAAAACCTTGGAGCAGCTCCAAGAGAAGGACACAGGCAACATCTTCAGCGAGCCGGTCCCTCTGTCTGAGGTAACCGAATTGGACGAA GTACCTGACTACCTAGACCACATCAAAAAGCCCATGGACTTTTTCACCATGAAGCAGAACTTGGAGGCTTACCGCTACCTGAATTTTGATGATTTTGAGGAGGACTTCAACCTCATCGTCAGCAACTGCCTCAAGTATAACGCCAAGGACACCATCTTCTACCGGGCAGCAGTGCGGCTTCGTGAGCAGGGTGGTGCTGTGCTCCGCCAGGCCCGGCGCCAGGCAGAAAAAATGGGCATTGACTTTGAGACGGGCATGCATATCCCCCACAGCCTGGCTGGAGATGAGGCCACACACCACACTGAAGATG CAGCCGAGGAAGAGCGGCTGGTCTTGCTGGAGAACCAGAAGCACCTGCCAGTGGAAGAACAGCTAAAGCTGCTTCTGGAGCGGCTGGACGAAGTGAATGCCAGCAAGCAGAGTGTGGGCCGCTCACGGCGTGCAAAGATGATCAAGAAAGAGATGACGGCACTGCGGCGGAAGCTTGCCCATCAGCGAGAGACGGGACGTGATGGCCCTGAGCGGCATGGCCCCTCGAGCCGGGGTAGTCTGACACCCCACCCGGCAGCCTGTGACAAGGATGGGCAGACAGATAGTGCGGCAGAGGAGAGCAGCAGCCAGGAGACAAGCAAAG ACTTACCAGCCAATGGCTTCAGCGGTGGAAACCAACCAGTGAAGAAGAGTTTCTTGGTATACCGTAATGACTGCAGCCTTCCCCGGAGCAGCTCAGACTCTGAGTCCAGCAGCAGTAGCAGTAGCAGCGCTGCTTCAGACCGGACCAG CACAACGCCCTCAAAACAAGGCCGGGGCAAACCCTCCTTCTCTCGGGGCACTTTCCCAGAGGACAGCAGTGAGGATACCTCAGGCACTGAGAATGAGGCCTACTCCGTGGGCACTGGCCGCGGCGTGGGCCACAGCA TGGTAAGGAAGAGTCTGGGCCGGGGAGCTGGCTGGCTGTCAGAGGATGAGGACTCCCCGCTGGATGCTCTGGACCTCGTGTGGGCCAAATGCCGAGGCTATCCATCATACCCAGCTCTG ATCATTGATCCAAAGATGCCCCGAGAAGGTATGTTCCACCATGGGGTTCCCATCCCTGTGCCCCCACTGGAGGTGCTGAAACTTGGGGAGCAGATGACCCAGGAAGCCCGAGAGCATCTCTACCTCGTCCTCTTCTTTGACAACAAACGAACCTG GCAGTGGCTGCCCAGGACCAAGCTGGTTCCTCTGGGTGTGAACCAGGACCTAGACAAGGAGAAGATGCTGGAGGGCCGCAAGTCCAACATCCGCAAGTCAGTACAGATCGCCTACCACAGGGCTCTGCAGCACCGCAGCAAGGTGCAAGGCGAGCAGAGCAGTGAGACCAGCGATAGTGATTGA
- the BRPF1 gene encoding peregrin isoform 2 (isoform 2 is encoded by transcript variant 2), whose product MGVDFDVKTFCHNLRATKPPYECPVETCRKVYKSYSGIEYHLYHYDHDNPPPPQQTPLRKHKKKGRQSRPANKQSPSPSEVSQSPGREVMSYAQAQRMVEVDLHGRVHRISIFDNLDVVSEDEEAPEEAPENGSNKENTETPAATPKSGKHKNKEKRKDSNHHHHHNVSASTTPKLPEVVYRELEQDTPDAPPRPTSYYRYIEKSAEELDEEVEYDMDEEDYIWLDIMNERRKTEGVSPIPQEIFEYLMDRLEKESYFESHNKGDPNALVDEDAVCCICNDGECQNSNVILFCDMCNLAVHQECYGVPYIPEGQWLCRRCLQSPSRAVDCALCPNKGGAFKQTDDGRWAHVVCALWIPEVCFANTVFLEPIDSIEHIPPARWKLTCYICKQRGSGACIQCHKANCYTAFHVTCAQQAGLYMKMEPVRETGANGTSFSVRKTAYCDIHTPPGSARRLPALSHSEGEEDEDEEEDEGKGWSSEKVKKAKAKSRIKMKKARKILAEKRAAAPVVSVPCIPPHRLSKITNRLTIQRKSQFMQRLHSYWTLKRQSRNGVPLLRRLQTHLQSQRNCDQVGRDSEDKNWALKEQLKSWQRLRHDLERARLLVELIRKREKLKRETIKVQQIAMEMQLTPFLILLRKTLEQLQEKDTGNIFSEPVPLSEVPDYLDHIKKPMDFFTMKQNLEAYRYLNFDDFEEDFNLIVSNCLKYNAKDTIFYRAAVRLREQGGAVLRQARRQAEKMGIDFETGMHIPHSLAGDEATHHTEDAAEEERLVLLENQKHLPVEEQLKLLLERLDEVNASKQSVGRSRRAKMIKKEMTALRRKLAHQRETGRDGPERHGPSSRGSLTPHPAACDKDGQTDSAAEESSSQETSKGLGPNMSSTPAHEVGRRTSVLFSKKNPKTAGPPKRPGRPPKNRESQMTPSHGGSPVGPPQLPIMSSLRQRKRGRSPRPSSSSDSDSDKSTEDPPMDLPANGFSGGNQPVKKSFLVYRNDCSLPRSSSDSESSSSSSSSAASDRTSTTPSKQGRGKPSFSRGTFPEDSSEDTSGTENEAYSVGTGRGVGHSMVRKSLGRGAGWLSEDEDSPLDALDLVWAKCRGYPSYPALIIDPKMPREGMFHHGVPIPVPPLEVLKLGEQMTQEAREHLYLVLFFDNKRTWQWLPRTKLVPLGVNQDLDKEKMLEGRKSNIRKSVQIAYHRALQHRSKVQGEQSSETSDSD is encoded by the exons ATGGGGGTGGACTTTGATGTGAAGACTTTCTGCCACAACTTGCGGGCGACTAAGCCACCATACGAGTGCCCGGTGGAGACCTGCCGAAAGGTCTACAAGAGTTACAGTGGTATTGAGTACCACCTGTACCACTATGACCACGACAACCCACCACCCCCACAACAAACTCCACTCCGCAAGCACAAGAAAAAGGGGCGCCAGTCACGCCCAGCCAACAAGCAGTCACCCAGCCCCTCAGAGGTCTCACAGTCACCAGGCCGTGAGGTGATGAGCTATGCACAGGCCCAGCGCATGGTGGAGGTGGACTTGCATGGCCGCGTCCACCGCATCAGCATCTTTGACAACCTGGATGTGGTGTCAGAGGATGAGGAAGCCCCCGAGGAGGCCCCTGAGAATGGCAGCAACAAGGAGAACACTGAGACACCAGCTGCTACTCCCAAGTCAGGCAAACATAAGAACAAGGAGAAGCGCAAGGACtccaaccatcaccaccaccacaatgTTTCTGCGAGCACCACTCCCAAGCTGCCAGAGGTGGTCTATCGGGAGCTGGAACAGGACACCCCTGATGCCCCACCCCGGCCAACTTCCTATTACCG GTACATCGAGAAGTCTGCAGAGGAGCTGGACGAGGAAGTAGAGTATGACATGGACGAGGAGGACTACATCTGGCTGGATATCATGAATGAGCGTCGGAAGACAGAGGGTGTAAGTCCCATCCCGCAGGAGATCTTTGAGTACCTAATGGACCGACTGGAGAAGGAGTCGTACTTTGAGAGTCATAATAAAGGCGACCCTAATGCGCTAGTGGACGAGGATGCTGTTTGCTGTATCTGCAATGATGGTGAGTGCCAGAACAGCAATGTCATCCTCTTCTGTGACATGTGCAACCTGGCCGTGCACCAGGAGTGCTACGGTGTCCCCTATATCCCTGAGGGCCAGTGGCTGTGCCGCCGTTGCCTGCAGTCACCCTCTCGTGCTGTGGATTGTGCCCTGTGCCCCAACAAGGGCGGTGCCTTCAAGCAGACAGATGACGGGCGCTGGGCCCATGTGGTGTGTGCCTTGTGGATCCCTGAGGTCTGCTTCGCCAACACGGTCTTCCTAGAGCCTATTGACAGCATTGAGCACATCCCACCAGCTCGCTGGAAGCTCACCTGCTACATTTGCAAACAACGGGGCTCAGGGGCCTGCATCCAGTGCCACAAGGCCAACTGTTACACAGCTTTCCATGTGACATGCGCCCAGCAGGCTGGCCTTTACATGAAGATGGAGCCTGTGCGGGAGACAGGCGCCAACGGCACCTCTTTCAGTGTCCGCAAGACAGCCTACTGCGACATCCACACGCCTCCAGGTTCAGCACGCCGACTGCCTGCCCTGTCCCACAGCGAGGGTGAGGAGgatgaagatgaggaggaggatgagggtaAGGGCTGGAGCTCAGAGAAAGTCAAGAAGGCCAAGGCCAAGTCCCGGATCAAAATGAAGAAGGCACGGAAGATCCTGGCAGAGAAGCGGGCAGCAGCACCTGTGGTGTCAGTGCCCTGCATCCCACCACACAG gcttagtAAAATCACCAACCGCCTGACCATCCAAAGGAAGAGCCAGTTCATGCAGAGGCTGCACAGCTACTGGACACTGAAGCGGCAGTCACGGAATGGGGTCCCATTGCTACGTCGCCTGCAgacacacctgcaatctcagagGAACTGTGACCAAGTTGGG AGAGATTCTGAGGATAAGAACTGGGCCCTTAAAGAACAGCTCAAGTCCTGGCAGCGGCTCCGGCATGACTTGGAGCGAGCTCGGCTGCTCGTGGAATTGATCCGCAAGCGGGAAAAACTCAAAAGGGAGACG ATCAAGGTTCAGCAGATTGCCATGGAGATGCAGCTGACTCCTTTCCTCATCCTCCTTCGCAAAACCTTGGAGCAGCTCCAAGAGAAGGACACAGGCAACATCTTCAGCGAGCCGGTCCCTCTGTCTGAG GTACCTGACTACCTAGACCACATCAAAAAGCCCATGGACTTTTTCACCATGAAGCAGAACTTGGAGGCTTACCGCTACCTGAATTTTGATGATTTTGAGGAGGACTTCAACCTCATCGTCAGCAACTGCCTCAAGTATAACGCCAAGGACACCATCTTCTACCGGGCAGCAGTGCGGCTTCGTGAGCAGGGTGGTGCTGTGCTCCGCCAGGCCCGGCGCCAGGCAGAAAAAATGGGCATTGACTTTGAGACGGGCATGCATATCCCCCACAGCCTGGCTGGAGATGAGGCCACACACCACACTGAAGATG CAGCCGAGGAAGAGCGGCTGGTCTTGCTGGAGAACCAGAAGCACCTGCCAGTGGAAGAACAGCTAAAGCTGCTTCTGGAGCGGCTGGACGAAGTGAATGCCAGCAAGCAGAGTGTGGGCCGCTCACGGCGTGCAAAGATGATCAAGAAAGAGATGACGGCACTGCGGCGGAAGCTTGCCCATCAGCGAGAGACGGGACGTGATGGCCCTGAGCGGCATGGCCCCTCGAGCCGGGGTAGTCTGACACCCCACCCGGCAGCCTGTGACAAGGATGGGCAGACAGATAGTGCGGCAGAGGAGAGCAGCAGCCAGGAGACAAGCAAAG GCCTGGGTCCCAACATGTCCTCAACCCCCGCACATGAGGTGGGCAGGAGAACCTCAGTTCTGTTCTCCAAAAAGAACCCGAAGACAGCTGGACCGCCCAAGAGGCCGGGCCGGCCCCCCAAAAACCGGGAGAGCCAGATGACCCCCAGCCACGGAGGCAGTCCTGTGGGGCCCCCCCAGCTCCCCATCATGAGTTCCCTGCGTCAGCGCAAGCGGGGTAGGAGCCCCCGGCCCAGTTCGAGCTCAGACAGCGACAGTGATAAGTCCACAGAAGACCCCCCAATGG ACTTACCAGCCAATGGCTTCAGCGGTGGAAACCAACCAGTGAAGAAGAGTTTCTTGGTATACCGTAATGACTGCAGCCTTCCCCGGAGCAGCTCAGACTCTGAGTCCAGCAGCAGTAGCAGTAGCAGCGCTGCTTCAGACCGGACCAG CACAACGCCCTCAAAACAAGGCCGGGGCAAACCCTCCTTCTCTCGGGGCACTTTCCCAGAGGACAGCAGTGAGGATACCTCAGGCACTGAGAATGAGGCCTACTCCGTGGGCACTGGCCGCGGCGTGGGCCACAGCA TGGTAAGGAAGAGTCTGGGCCGGGGAGCTGGCTGGCTGTCAGAGGATGAGGACTCCCCGCTGGATGCTCTGGACCTCGTGTGGGCCAAATGCCGAGGCTATCCATCATACCCAGCTCTG ATCATTGATCCAAAGATGCCCCGAGAAGGTATGTTCCACCATGGGGTTCCCATCCCTGTGCCCCCACTGGAGGTGCTGAAACTTGGGGAGCAGATGACCCAGGAAGCCCGAGAGCATCTCTACCTCGTCCTCTTCTTTGACAACAAACGAACCTG GCAGTGGCTGCCCAGGACCAAGCTGGTTCCTCTGGGTGTGAACCAGGACCTAGACAAGGAGAAGATGCTGGAGGGCCGCAAGTCCAACATCCGCAAGTCAGTACAGATCGCCTACCACAGGGCTCTGCAGCACCGCAGCAAGGTGCAAGGCGAGCAGAGCAGTGAGACCAGCGATAGTGATTGA
- the BRPF1 gene encoding peregrin isoform 3 (isoform 3 is encoded by transcript variant 3), translating into MGVDFDVKTFCHNLRATKPPYECPVETCRKVYKSYSGIEYHLYHYDHDNPPPPQQTPLRKHKKKGRQSRPANKQSPSPSEVSQSPGREVMSYAQAQRMVEVDLHGRVHRISIFDNLDVVSEDEEAPEEAPENGSNKENTETPAATPKSGKHKNKEKRKDSNHHHHHNVSASTTPKLPEVVYRELEQDTPDAPPRPTSYYRYIEKSAEELDEEVEYDMDEEDYIWLDIMNERRKTEGVSPIPQEIFEYLMDRLEKESYFESHNKGDPNALVDEDAVCCICNDGECQNSNVILFCDMCNLAVHQECYGVPYIPEGQWLCRRCLQSPSRAVDCALCPNKGGAFKQTDDGRWAHVVCALWIPEVCFANTVFLEPIDSIEHIPPARWKLTCYICKQRGSGACIQCHKANCYTAFHVTCAQQAGLYMKMEPVRETGANGTSFSVRKTAYCDIHTPPGSARRLPALSHSEGEEDEDEEEDEGKGWSSEKVKKAKAKSRIKMKKARKILAEKRAAAPVVSVPCIPPHRLSKITNRLTIQRKSQFMQRLHSYWTLKRQSRNGVPLLRRLQTHLQSQRNCDQVGRDSEDKNWALKEQLKSWQRLRHDLERARLLVELIRKREKLKRETIKVQQIAMEMQLTPFLILLRKTLEQLQEKDTGNIFSEPVPLSEVPDYLDHIKKPMDFFTMKQNLEAYRYLNFDDFEEDFNLIVSNCLKYNAKDTIFYRAAVRLREQGGAVLRQARRQAEKMGIDFETGMHIPHSLAGDEATHHTEDAAEEERLVLLENQKHLPVEEQLKLLLERLDEVNASKQSVGRSRRAKMIKKEMTALRRKLAHQRETGRDGPERHGPSSRGSLTPHPAACDKDGQTDSAAEESSSQETSKDLPANGFSGGNQPVKKSFLVYRNDCSLPRSSSDSESSSSSSSSAASDRTSTTPSKQGRGKPSFSRGTFPEDSSEDTSGTENEAYSVGTGRGVGHSMVRKSLGRGAGWLSEDEDSPLDALDLVWAKCRGYPSYPALIIDPKMPREGMFHHGVPIPVPPLEVLKLGEQMTQEAREHLYLVLFFDNKRTWQWLPRTKLVPLGVNQDLDKEKMLEGRKSNIRKSVQIAYHRALQHRSKVQGEQSSETSDSD; encoded by the exons ATGGGGGTGGACTTTGATGTGAAGACTTTCTGCCACAACTTGCGGGCGACTAAGCCACCATACGAGTGCCCGGTGGAGACCTGCCGAAAGGTCTACAAGAGTTACAGTGGTATTGAGTACCACCTGTACCACTATGACCACGACAACCCACCACCCCCACAACAAACTCCACTCCGCAAGCACAAGAAAAAGGGGCGCCAGTCACGCCCAGCCAACAAGCAGTCACCCAGCCCCTCAGAGGTCTCACAGTCACCAGGCCGTGAGGTGATGAGCTATGCACAGGCCCAGCGCATGGTGGAGGTGGACTTGCATGGCCGCGTCCACCGCATCAGCATCTTTGACAACCTGGATGTGGTGTCAGAGGATGAGGAAGCCCCCGAGGAGGCCCCTGAGAATGGCAGCAACAAGGAGAACACTGAGACACCAGCTGCTACTCCCAAGTCAGGCAAACATAAGAACAAGGAGAAGCGCAAGGACtccaaccatcaccaccaccacaatgTTTCTGCGAGCACCACTCCCAAGCTGCCAGAGGTGGTCTATCGGGAGCTGGAACAGGACACCCCTGATGCCCCACCCCGGCCAACTTCCTATTACCG GTACATCGAGAAGTCTGCAGAGGAGCTGGACGAGGAAGTAGAGTATGACATGGACGAGGAGGACTACATCTGGCTGGATATCATGAATGAGCGTCGGAAGACAGAGGGTGTAAGTCCCATCCCGCAGGAGATCTTTGAGTACCTAATGGACCGACTGGAGAAGGAGTCGTACTTTGAGAGTCATAATAAAGGCGACCCTAATGCGCTAGTGGACGAGGATGCTGTTTGCTGTATCTGCAATGATGGTGAGTGCCAGAACAGCAATGTCATCCTCTTCTGTGACATGTGCAACCTGGCCGTGCACCAGGAGTGCTACGGTGTCCCCTATATCCCTGAGGGCCAGTGGCTGTGCCGCCGTTGCCTGCAGTCACCCTCTCGTGCTGTGGATTGTGCCCTGTGCCCCAACAAGGGCGGTGCCTTCAAGCAGACAGATGACGGGCGCTGGGCCCATGTGGTGTGTGCCTTGTGGATCCCTGAGGTCTGCTTCGCCAACACGGTCTTCCTAGAGCCTATTGACAGCATTGAGCACATCCCACCAGCTCGCTGGAAGCTCACCTGCTACATTTGCAAACAACGGGGCTCAGGGGCCTGCATCCAGTGCCACAAGGCCAACTGTTACACAGCTTTCCATGTGACATGCGCCCAGCAGGCTGGCCTTTACATGAAGATGGAGCCTGTGCGGGAGACAGGCGCCAACGGCACCTCTTTCAGTGTCCGCAAGACAGCCTACTGCGACATCCACACGCCTCCAGGTTCAGCACGCCGACTGCCTGCCCTGTCCCACAGCGAGGGTGAGGAGgatgaagatgaggaggaggatgagggtaAGGGCTGGAGCTCAGAGAAAGTCAAGAAGGCCAAGGCCAAGTCCCGGATCAAAATGAAGAAGGCACGGAAGATCCTGGCAGAGAAGCGGGCAGCAGCACCTGTGGTGTCAGTGCCCTGCATCCCACCACACAG gcttagtAAAATCACCAACCGCCTGACCATCCAAAGGAAGAGCCAGTTCATGCAGAGGCTGCACAGCTACTGGACACTGAAGCGGCAGTCACGGAATGGGGTCCCATTGCTACGTCGCCTGCAgacacacctgcaatctcagagGAACTGTGACCAAGTTGGG AGAGATTCTGAGGATAAGAACTGGGCCCTTAAAGAACAGCTCAAGTCCTGGCAGCGGCTCCGGCATGACTTGGAGCGAGCTCGGCTGCTCGTGGAATTGATCCGCAAGCGGGAAAAACTCAAAAGGGAGACG ATCAAGGTTCAGCAGATTGCCATGGAGATGCAGCTGACTCCTTTCCTCATCCTCCTTCGCAAAACCTTGGAGCAGCTCCAAGAGAAGGACACAGGCAACATCTTCAGCGAGCCGGTCCCTCTGTCTGAG GTACCTGACTACCTAGACCACATCAAAAAGCCCATGGACTTTTTCACCATGAAGCAGAACTTGGAGGCTTACCGCTACCTGAATTTTGATGATTTTGAGGAGGACTTCAACCTCATCGTCAGCAACTGCCTCAAGTATAACGCCAAGGACACCATCTTCTACCGGGCAGCAGTGCGGCTTCGTGAGCAGGGTGGTGCTGTGCTCCGCCAGGCCCGGCGCCAGGCAGAAAAAATGGGCATTGACTTTGAGACGGGCATGCATATCCCCCACAGCCTGGCTGGAGATGAGGCCACACACCACACTGAAGATG CAGCCGAGGAAGAGCGGCTGGTCTTGCTGGAGAACCAGAAGCACCTGCCAGTGGAAGAACAGCTAAAGCTGCTTCTGGAGCGGCTGGACGAAGTGAATGCCAGCAAGCAGAGTGTGGGCCGCTCACGGCGTGCAAAGATGATCAAGAAAGAGATGACGGCACTGCGGCGGAAGCTTGCCCATCAGCGAGAGACGGGACGTGATGGCCCTGAGCGGCATGGCCCCTCGAGCCGGGGTAGTCTGACACCCCACCCGGCAGCCTGTGACAAGGATGGGCAGACAGATAGTGCGGCAGAGGAGAGCAGCAGCCAGGAGACAAGCAAAG ACTTACCAGCCAATGGCTTCAGCGGTGGAAACCAACCAGTGAAGAAGAGTTTCTTGGTATACCGTAATGACTGCAGCCTTCCCCGGAGCAGCTCAGACTCTGAGTCCAGCAGCAGTAGCAGTAGCAGCGCTGCTTCAGACCGGACCAG CACAACGCCCTCAAAACAAGGCCGGGGCAAACCCTCCTTCTCTCGGGGCACTTTCCCAGAGGACAGCAGTGAGGATACCTCAGGCACTGAGAATGAGGCCTACTCCGTGGGCACTGGCCGCGGCGTGGGCCACAGCA TGGTAAGGAAGAGTCTGGGCCGGGGAGCTGGCTGGCTGTCAGAGGATGAGGACTCCCCGCTGGATGCTCTGGACCTCGTGTGGGCCAAATGCCGAGGCTATCCATCATACCCAGCTCTG ATCATTGATCCAAAGATGCCCCGAGAAGGTATGTTCCACCATGGGGTTCCCATCCCTGTGCCCCCACTGGAGGTGCTGAAACTTGGGGAGCAGATGACCCAGGAAGCCCGAGAGCATCTCTACCTCGTCCTCTTCTTTGACAACAAACGAACCTG GCAGTGGCTGCCCAGGACCAAGCTGGTTCCTCTGGGTGTGAACCAGGACCTAGACAAGGAGAAGATGCTGGAGGGCCGCAAGTCCAACATCCGCAAGTCAGTACAGATCGCCTACCACAGGGCTCTGCAGCACCGCAGCAAGGTGCAAGGCGAGCAGAGCAGTGAGACCAGCGATAGTGATTGA